In the genome of Candidatus Poribacteria bacterium, the window AAAGTGGAGATCGGCGACCGCGTGGTTGTCATGCCACAATATCCGTGCGGGAAGTGCGTGCTTTGCACCGACGGTGACTACATCCACTGCGAAAACAACTACAATTTTGAGGAATTCGTCGGCTCCCCTTACGGGAGTGCGACAATGGCCCAGTATATTCTCAAGCCCTCTTGGTTGCTCCCAAAGATTCCAGACACCGTCTCTTATGAACACGCCTCCCTTGCGTGTTGCGCCTTGGGTCCGTCGTATCGAGCGTTTGACGAGATGGGCGTTAATGCGACACATACCGTGCTGATTACCGGTATCGGTCCTGTCGGATTCGGAGCGATTACCAACGCTCGGTTCCGTGGTGCCAAAGTCATTGCTGCAGAACTGATCCCGTGGCGCGCCGAACGCGCAAGACAGATGGGGGTCGAAGCGGTCATCAATCCAACCGATGAAGATGCCGTAGATCAGATTCGGGATATCACTACGGACGGGCGCGGTGTGGACTTTGCGCTCGACTGCTCAGGAAACGTTCAAGCGCACAGACTCTGTATTGATGCGACGCGTCGGCGAGGCACGATTGCGTTCGTCGGACAGAGTGGCAGAAACGACACCGTCCTTCATGTGAGTCCAGATCTCATTGGTAAAGGGTTGCGTCTCGCTGGGGCATGGCACTACAATCTGAGCCAATTTCCTGGATTGATGAAGGTTATCGAAGGCTCATCACTCCTCGACTTGCTCATCAGCAATGTCTTCCCGATGAGCGAGATTCAGCAAGCATTTGAAACCTCTGCATCCCACGAAAGCTCGAAGATTATCCTGAAACCCTGGGAATAAGTCATGCCTACAAATAAGCCGAATATACTTCTCATTGTATCCGATGACCATGCGGCACCAGCGATTAGTTGCTATGGAAGCAATATGAATAGCACACCGAATATCGACCGAATCGGTGATGGTGGGATGCGATTCAACAACTGTTTCTGCACGAACGCAATCTGCACACCGGCACGCGGTTCCATTCTCACAGGAAAATACAGCCATAAGACCGGTATCAAAACCCTCGCGGACACAATTGACCACACGCGGGAACAGACAGTCGCACAGATGCTGCATGAAGACGGGTATCAGACGGCGATTGCCGGGAAGTGGCATCTCGGACACGGTGATGTCAGCGATCCGCACGGATTCGATTACTGGAACGTGTTTCCTGTCCAAGGCGCGCACATCGATCCCGAAATGATCGAGATGGGGGAACGGAAAAAATTTAATGGATACTCCGCGGACATCGTGACAGATAGTTCACTGAACTGGCTACAAAGCAGAGAGACGGATCAGCCGTTTTTTCTGATGACGACCTACAA includes:
- a CDS encoding zinc-binding dehydrogenase; this translates as MKVAAILGENQAGLVEVPDPMPKEDWVVVKIHASPMCNEYHAFEYGHKTDGLGHEAAGEVVDIAQPGKVEIGDRVVVMPQYPCGKCVLCTDGDYIHCENNYNFEEFVGSPYGSATMAQYILKPSWLLPKIPDTVSYEHASLACCALGPSYRAFDEMGVNATHTVLITGIGPVGFGAITNARFRGAKVIAAELIPWRAERARQMGVEAVINPTDEDAVDQIRDITTDGRGVDFALDCSGNVQAHRLCIDATRRRGTIAFVGQSGRNDTVLHVSPDLIGKGLRLAGAWHYNLSQFPGLMKVIEGSSLLDLLISNVFPMSEIQQAFETSASHESSKIILKPWE